A genomic region of Fusarium oxysporum Fo47 chromosome VI, complete sequence contains the following coding sequences:
- a CDS encoding uncharacterized protein (expressed protein), whose protein sequence is MKRALITSSLRANATRSAFHTIAPRASPNAPNAAKPQPSQAQPRTTDEPSKEASTTKMAPRKKTSAELDQELREKLEGMSGDGGGAGVEYENGRAEGLKRGVKSNMFRV, encoded by the coding sequence ATGAAGCGCGCTCTGATTACATCAAGTCTCCGGGCGAATGCGACAAGAAGTGCCTTTCATACAATCGCTCCACGCGCTTCGCCAAACGCACCCAACGCCGCGAAACCTCAGCCAAGTCAAGCTCAACCAAGAACGACAGATGAGCCAAGTAAAGAAGCGTCGACGACAAAGATGGCGCCTCGAAAAAAGACCAGTGCGGAACTTGATCAGGAACTGAGGGAGAAGCTGGAGGGTATGTCTGGTGATGGAGGAGGCGCGGGAGTAGAGTATGAGAATGGCAGGGCGGAGGGATTGAAGAGAGGCGTCAAGTCGAATATGTTTCGGGTGA
- a CDS encoding Six-hairpin glycosidase-like protein, whose protein sequence is MKFQTLLTVASANLVLANDLLAKTADSWIRNNQETQRAYWYGRAVVYEGIEATVELTKNKTLLAWYRDQMDDVVSPNGTIINYDLTKYSLDNYRIGMNLLYWYKQTGEEKYKVAADFIRDRINQHPRTPTGGFWHRSPTYPDQMWLDGIFMCDSFYAEWTAEFDAKNTTAWDDIVLQWDKIQEVTIDKETGLPVHGFDESKTAVWADPETGASPIVWSRAVGWYIWSLIEVLDVFPKSHPGYKRLVTYYKDLSSALLRAQGHESHLWELVMNKEYEGVEGNYVESSASAMFTYGWLAGLRRGLLDEKTYTKPAKQAYKRLIRDFVTNNNNGTITWEGTVEVGSLNSDASFEYYTEVPVVPNDTRGMGPFMMAIYEWERRSK, encoded by the exons ATGAAGTTCCAGACCCTCCTCACCGTGGCCTCGGCCAACCTCGTCCTCGCAAACGACCTCCTCGCCAAGACCGCCGACTCATGGATCCGCAACAACCAAGAAACCCAGCGCGCATACTGGTACGGCCGCGCAGTCGTCTACGAGGGCATCGAAGCGACCGTCGAGttgaccaagaacaagactctGCTCGCCTGGTACCGTGACCAGATGGACGATGTCGTATCGCCCAACggcaccatcatcaactatGACTTGACCAAGTACTCGCTCGACAATTACCGCATCGGTATGAACTTGCTGTACTGGTATAAGCAGACTGGTGAGGAGAAGTACAAGGTTGCTGCGGATTTCATTCGCGATAGAATCAACCAACATCCTAGGACTCCTACTGGTGGGTTCTGGCATCGCTCGCCGACGTACCCGGATCAGATGTGGTTGGATGGCATTTTCATGTGCGATAGCTTCTACGCTGAGTGGACTGCTGAGTTCGATGCTAAGAACACTACTGCCTGGGATGACATTGTTCTTCAGTGGGATAAGATCCAGGAAGTCACCATTGACAAGGAGACCGGTCTTCCGGTCCACGGCTTCGACGAGAGCAAGACCGCTGTCTGGGCTGACCCCGAGACCGGTGCTTCACCTATCGTTTGGTCCCGTGCCGTCGGCTGGTACATCTGGTCCCTCATCGAGGTTCTCGACGTCTTCCCCAAGTCTCACCCCGGCTACAAGCGTCTCGTCACTTACTACAAGGATCTCTCGTCCGCTCTTCTCCGCGCCCAGGGCCATGAGTCTCACCTCTGGGAACTCGTCATGAACAAGGAGTACGAGGGTGTCGAGGGTAACTACGTTGAGAGCTCTGCCTCCGCCATGTTCACCTACGGCTGGCTCGCTGGTCTTCGACGCGGTCTTCTCGATGAGAAGACGTACACCAAGCCCGCTAAGCAGGCGTACAAGCGACTCATTCGGGACTTtgtcaccaacaacaacaacggaACCATTACCTGGGAGGGAACCGTCGAGGTTGGATCGTTGAACAGTGATGCTTCTTTCGAG TATTACACTGAGGTTCCTGTTGTTCCTAACGATACACGCGGTATGGGACCTTTCATGATGGCTATTTATGAGTGGGAGCGTCGCAGCAAATAG
- a CDS encoding S-adenosyl-L-methionine-dependent methyltransferase produces MAQANEHEESLQADDAASLSHDSALAASLESGSYLTSLNSSVLNYKYENGRRYHAFREGAYLVPNDDEEQDRMDLGHHIYRLVLGGDLFLAPIGDKVKRVLDLGTGTGIWAMDFADEYPQAEVLGTDLSPIQPPWTPPNCLFEVDDFESDWLFRQPFDFIHARELEGCISNNAQFFTRALQSLAPGGYLEMQAVHSEFKSDDNTKDKAENALLWMKTMVEGSSKFGKPLNVAPEWKKQMEEAGFVDVEQKILKVPIGSWPKDPKLKEIGKFQSVQEAQVITSYTPGIFSRILGWSDKEIQVFMAKVKKDLSEPSIHLYLPVYFIWGRKPE; encoded by the exons ATGGCGCAAGCAAATGAACACGAAGAGTCTCTTCAGGCAGAT GATGCCGCGTCTTTGAGCCATGATTCCGCCTTAGCAGCGTC TCTCGAGTCAGGGAGTTATCTTACTTCTCTCAACTCCAGTGTCTTGAACTATAA ATACGAA AATGGACGGCGATATCACGCATTCCGTGAGGGCGCATACCTGGTC cccaatgatgatgaagagcaagacaGAATGGATCTAGGCCATCACATCTACCGTCTTGTCCTCGGTGGCGATCTCTTTCTCGCGCCTATTGGCGATAAAGTCAAGCGAGTCCTTGACCTCGGCACGGGAACAGGTATCTGGGCCATGGATTTCGCCGA CGAATATCCCCAAGCTGAGGTCCTTGGCACCGATCTAAGCCCCATCCAACCCCCATG GACCCCACCAAACTGTCTCTTCGAAGTCGATGATTTCGAATCAGACTGGCTCTTCCGCCAACCCTTCGACTTTATTCACGCGCGCGAACTAGAGGGCTGCATCAGCAACAACGCCCAATTCTTCACCCGCGCTCTGCAGAGTTTAGCGCCCGGTGGATATCTTGAAATGCAAGCTGTTCACTCAGAGTTCAAATCCGACGATAACACGAAAGATAAAGCTGAGAATGCGCTGCTTTGGATGAAGACTATGGTTGAGGGGTCCTCAAAGTTTGGAAAGCCGTTGAATGTGGCGCCGGAGTGGAAGAAGCAGATGGAAGAGGCTGGGTTTGTGGATGTTGAGCAGAAGATTCTCAAG GTACCGATTGGATCTTGGCCTAAGGATCCGAAACTTAAAGAGATTGGAAAGTTTCAGTCTGTGCAGGAAGCACAGGTCATCACGTCGTATACTCCTGGCATCTTCTCGCGTATTCTTGGATGGAGTGATAAGGAGATTCAGGTGTTTATGGCAAAGGTGAAGAAGGATCTTTCAGAACCGAGTATTCATCTTTATCTTCCGGTCTATTTCATCTGGGGAAGGAAACCGGAGTGA
- a CDS encoding uncharacterized protein (expressed protein) — protein sequence QFSLLHQSITISVLFVLIYILKANALRRCLSNRLKAEDVTFLKLFSRILIGRKNCPDEISRTLERGIDLEWEDVYDLVNPFGDTRGRSFHSVWTFDLDKDVPFLTKHDKLCTAPLSLARDRDRLLTLDDFELVRSPTEEIVEEITVPAPYRDLQLDVDQRKKALLGRILRDFGHTWRHLLRR from the exons GCCAATTCTCGCTCTTACACCAATCCATAACGATATCAGTCTTGTTCGTACTTATCTATATACTAAAAG CGAACGCCCTCCGCCGGTGTTTGTCAAACAGGCTCAAGGCGGAGGATGTCACGTTTCTCAAGCTATTTTCACGCATTCTTATTGGTCGTAAGAATTGCCCAG ATGAAATCTCAAGAACACTTGAAAGAGGCATTGATCTCGAATGGGAAGATGTTTATGATCTAGTTAATCCTTTCGGCGACACAAGAGGTCGCTCATTCCATAGTGTTTGGACGTTCGACCTCGACAAGGACGTTCCCTTTCTCACAAAGCATGACAAGCTTTGCACGGCACCTCTCAGCCTGGCAAGAGATAGAGATAGACTACTTACCTTGGATGACTTTGAGCTGGTGAGATCGCCTACCGAGGAAATCGTAGAGGAGATTACTGTGCCAGCACCGTACCGGGATCTTCaacttgatgttgatcagaGAAAGAAGGCATTGCTTGGCCGCATACTCCGAGACTTTGGTCATACATGGCGCCATTTACTGCggagataa